Genomic window (Rhodothermales bacterium):
CCTGCCCCCGGGACCGACGTGGCGGAGCCGTGGCCGGCACGACTAAAAACGGACACGATGTATCGTGTCCCTACGGGGTTATTGCGATTCCCTGCGATCACATCAACCTGTAACCTGCAACCTGTACCATGCAACCATCCTCCTGGCGCATCTTCTACACCGCCCCTCGCGCGGAGACGAAGGCCGAGGAGCGGCTCGCCGGCCAGGGTATCGAGGTCTTCCTCCCCCGGCTGACGACTTCGCGCCGGTGGAGCGACCGCATCCAGCGCGTCACCGAGCCGCTGTTCCGGGGCTACCTTTTCGCGCGGGTCGAAGAACGCGGTCGGCTGAGCGTGCTCCAGACCGCCGGCATCGTCCGATGCCTCGCGTTCGGGGGAAAACTCGCTTCCATCTCCGAGGCGGAAATCGAGCAGCTGCGCATCACCCAGGTCGATCCCGAACAGCTCACCCTCCACCCGACCTGGCTCCCCCCCATCGGCCGCGAGGTGGTGGTCATCGCCGGCCCCTTCGAAGGCCTCCGCGGCGAGGTCATCGAGCACCGCGGCCAGCTCACCGTGATGGTGCGCGTCCATGCCCTCCGCCAGGCCGTTCGGGTGCTTGTGCCGGCGGACTGCGTTACCCCCCCTGGGCCCCCCTACTCCCAAACCCCCCTACGTCCCCACATCCATCCACATGCTTGACCTGATCCGTATGCTCCGCGCCATCCTTACGGCGCGCGAGAAGAAGCATTTTGCCCTGCTCCTCGTGGCGATCTTTTTTATGGGGATGTTCGAGATGGCCGGCATCGCCTCCATCATGCCCTTCATGCAGCTGGTCGCCCAGCCCGAGGCCATCGAGCAGCAGCCGTGGCTCAAGGCCGTGTATACGCGGTTTGCATTCACGTCGTACCAGTCGTTCCTCATCGCCGTCGGCCTGCTGGTCCTCGGCCTGATGTCCGTCGCCAACGCTTTCACCGTGTTCACCCTGTGGCTCCAGCACCGCTTCGCCTGGGGTAGCTCCCACGCGATCGCAAACCGGCTGCTGCGCAAGTACATGAGCCAGCCGTACGGGTTTTTCCTGCAGAACAACACCTCCGTCCTCTCCAAACAGGTGCTGACCGAGGCGAACGAGCTGGCGCAAGGCGTTCTGCTCGGCATCGCCACGCTGGTGGCGCGGTCGTTTGTGACGCTCGCGATTTTCGGACTCCTGATGCTCGTGGACCCCGTCCTGGCCCTCATCATCCTGGCCACGTTCGGCGCCGTGTACGCCGTCGTTTACCGGGGCAGCCGGTCGTACCTCGGCCGGCTCGGGCGCGAGCGGTTTCAGGCGAACGAGATGCGGTTTCGGGCGGCGAACGAGGCGCTGGCCGGCATAAAATCCCTCAAGATCACCGGCCGCGAGGCGCACTTCCTGGGGCGCTTCGCCGAGGCCTCGCGTCGCTACACCCGCGTTGAGCCCCGACGCGAAGCGGCCAACGCCGCGCCGATTTATTTCGTGCAGACCCTTGCCTTCGGGGCGATCCTCGTGCTCGTCCTCTACCTCATAGCCACCGAGGGGAATGTGCAGGATGTAATCCCACTGCTGGCCCTGTACGCCCTCGCCGGCTACCGGCTGATGCCCTCGCTCCAGCAGATCTTCACCGCCGTTACCCGGATCCGGTATCAGCGGCCCATCGTCGAGTCGATCCACGCCGACCTGCTCGCCGGCGACGCGCCCTCGTTCCCCGACACCCGCCCCGAACCCCTGCCGTTTGAGCGGTCGATCGCGCTGCGCGGACTGTCCTTTCGCTACGAGGGCGCCGAACGGCCGGTGCTGGACCGCGTCAGCCTCACCATCCCCCGCCACAGCAGCGTCGCGTTTGTCGGCCCGACCGGCTCGGGCAAGACCACGCTGATCGACCTGCTGGTGGGCTTACTCGAGCCGACGCGCGGCGGCATCTACATCGACGACACGCGGCTGGAGGCCGGCGCCGTCTGCGCCTGGCAGGCACGCATCGGCTACGTCCCCCAGGAGGTCGTCCTCTACGACGACACGGTCACCCGCAACATCGCTTTTGGCCTCCCCGACTCCGCCATCGACCGCGTCCGCCTCGAACGGGCGACGCGGCTCGCCAGCGTGCACGAATTTATCGAGGCCATGCCCGAGGGCTACGCCACAGCCCTCGGCGAGCGGGGGGTGCGGCTGAGCGGGGGGCAGAGGCAGCGCATCGGGCTGGCCCGGGCGCTGTACTTCGAGCCCGACGTGCTGGTGCTCGACGAGGCCACGAGCGCGCTCGACGGCCTCACCGAGGCCGCCGTCATCCAGAGCATTCGCGAGGCCGGCGCCGGCATCACCCTCATCATGATCGCCCACCGCCTGGCCACCGTCCGCCACTGCGACCACATCTTCCTCCTCGACGAAGGCCGGATCGTCGCCGAAGGCGCGTACGACGACCTCATCGAAGACAACGCCCTCTTCCGCGGGATGGCCCGCGTGGGGGCGGAAGCGTAATTGATGATCGACCCATGAAGATCCTATACTACTCGCCCCACCCCGACCTGTCGCTGCACAGTCCCTCGGGCTACGGCACCCACATGCGCGAAATGATCAAGGCCTTCGAGGAGGCCGGGCACGAGGTGCGGCCGCTGATCGTGGGGGATTTGAAGGTGGCTGAAGCGGAGGCTGCGCCAAGACTGCGCGACCGCGTGAAGCCGCTCGTACCGGCGCTCGTGTGGGAGTCCGCCCGTGACGCCGCGCTCCTCCATCGCGATCGACGCCTGCAGATCACACTCGAAGACAATATCCAGGCGTTTGGTCCGAACCTGATCTACGAGCGGGCCAGCTTCATGCAGTGCTCCGGTGTCGAGGTCGCCTGGCGGCTCGGCGTGCGGCACGTGTTGGAGGTGAATGCACCGTATCTCGAAGAACGCAAGGCCTTTTCAAGCGGCCCGTCCCTATTCGAGCGGAAGGCCCGAGCGATGGAGCGGCGGCAACTGAGCATGACCGATCGGGCGGTCGTCGTCTCCAGCACCCTGAAGGACCACTTTATGGCGGCGCACGGCCTTCCCGAAGAGCGATTTCTTGTCGTCCCGAACGCCGTCGATCCCGACAAAATCGTCGTCCATCCCGATCGGGTGCACGCCATCAAGACAGGGTATGGGCTCACCGACCAATTCGTGGTCGGGTTCGTGGGATCGCTCTTCCGGTGGCACGGGGTCGACCGCCTGATCCGGGCCGCGGCGGAGCTGCGCCGGCGGTCGGACGGGCTCGTCGTGTTGATTGTCGGCGATGGCGAGATCCGCGCAGAACTGGAGGCGCTCGCGCAGTCGCTGGGTGTATCCGATATCGTGCGTTTCACGGGCAATGTGGCCCATGAGGAGGTGTTCGACCACATTGAGGCGATGGATGCGTGCGTCATGCCTGATTCCAACTGGTATGGCTCCCCGGTGAAGCTATTCGAATACGGCGCCATGCGGAAGCCCATCGTCGCCCCGGACAACGGCCCTGTCCGCGACGTGTTCACACCGTTCGAGGACGGGCTGGTGGTGCGGAACGAGGCGGAGCTGGCCGAGATGCTCCGCCGGCTGATGGCCGATCCGGAAGAAGGCGCCCGCTTCGCCGGCTCGTT
Coding sequences:
- a CDS encoding glycosyltransferase family 4 protein; the protein is MKILYYSPHPDLSLHSPSGYGTHMREMIKAFEEAGHEVRPLIVGDLKVAEAEAAPRLRDRVKPLVPALVWESARDAALLHRDRRLQITLEDNIQAFGPNLIYERASFMQCSGVEVAWRLGVRHVLEVNAPYLEERKAFSSGPSLFERKARAMERRQLSMTDRAVVVSSTLKDHFMAAHGLPEERFLVVPNAVDPDKIVVHPDRVHAIKTGYGLTDQFVVGFVGSLFRWHGVDRLIRAAAELRRRSDGLVVLIVGDGEIRAELEALAQSLGVSDIVRFTGNVAHEEVFDHIEAMDACVMPDSNWYGSPVKLFEYGAMRKPIVAPDNGPVRDVFTPFEDGLVVRNEAELAEMLRRLMADPEEGARFAGSFHRKVIERHTWRRNAEAVLETLAEAVV
- a CDS encoding ABC transporter ATP-binding protein, whose amino-acid sequence is MLDLIRMLRAILTAREKKHFALLLVAIFFMGMFEMAGIASIMPFMQLVAQPEAIEQQPWLKAVYTRFAFTSYQSFLIAVGLLVLGLMSVANAFTVFTLWLQHRFAWGSSHAIANRLLRKYMSQPYGFFLQNNTSVLSKQVLTEANELAQGVLLGIATLVARSFVTLAIFGLLMLVDPVLALIILATFGAVYAVVYRGSRSYLGRLGRERFQANEMRFRAANEALAGIKSLKITGREAHFLGRFAEASRRYTRVEPRREAANAAPIYFVQTLAFGAILVLVLYLIATEGNVQDVIPLLALYALAGYRLMPSLQQIFTAVTRIRYQRPIVESIHADLLAGDAPSFPDTRPEPLPFERSIALRGLSFRYEGAERPVLDRVSLTIPRHSSVAFVGPTGSGKTTLIDLLVGLLEPTRGGIYIDDTRLEAGAVCAWQARIGYVPQEVVLYDDTVTRNIAFGLPDSAIDRVRLERATRLASVHEFIEAMPEGYATALGERGVRLSGGQRQRIGLARALYFEPDVLVLDEATSALDGLTEAAVIQSIREAGAGITLIMIAHRLATVRHCDHIFLLDEGRIVAEGAYDDLIEDNALFRGMARVGAEA
- a CDS encoding UpxY family transcription antiterminator, encoding MQPSSWRIFYTAPRAETKAEERLAGQGIEVFLPRLTTSRRWSDRIQRVTEPLFRGYLFARVEERGRLSVLQTAGIVRCLAFGGKLASISEAEIEQLRITQVDPEQLTLHPTWLPPIGREVVVIAGPFEGLRGEVIEHRGQLTVMVRVHALRQAVRVLVPADCVTPPGPPYSQTPLRPHIHPHA